The following nucleotide sequence is from Labeo rohita strain BAU-BD-2019 unplaced genomic scaffold, IGBB_LRoh.1.0 scaffold_512, whole genome shotgun sequence.
TGATGATATATTGAAGTCTTAtgaagcaaaacgattggtttgtgcaagaaactgaaaattatttacaacattattacctgtaatccatAGCCTGGGGCCATGGTTCCAGCTAAAATCTTTTTTACTGTTCTGCTGAAGAAAGTAGTCatgcacatcttggatggcctgagagtgagtacatttaacagcattttttttatttttttttttatttctgggtgaactatcactttaataaCTGGGTCACTGAATGACTCACTTGATTAACTGAATAATGCAGATTCATTCATCAACAAAGTACCACTGTGCTTGCTTGGAGATGCATCTTTGCATGGAATGTTTGTTGATGAAATGGATCAAAATCAGACTTTGTTGTTCCTAAAAATTAAGTTACTTAACATTAACTTGTTGTTTATTGAATTGTGTATAAAATTCACATCATATATTTGCAAATGTGCTGATTTTGGCAAAACAGCACCCTTGCTAGTTTGGTATtgtttaatatatgttataaatattaaaaatgaactcATACAGGACATTTTTGCACCTATATCTCAAAGTTTGgtagaatttatattaatttcagtgtaatttttttaaaaaccctgTTAATTTCAAAACCTGTTTTGTCATtacttttacaaataattgcaacagcatttaaaaaatattttgatgtgaaaatttaaatgtttttctcttacTAATCTACAGAATTTTTTACAGTCGAACGCAGTAATTTTCTGTCGTAAATGCGGGGTCATTCAGGGAGCATCATCAGGCATTGTTTGGAGCGATATTCTCAAAGAGTTGCAGGTAACCATAAAGACACttcaaaaaccaaacaaacaaaaaatcatggGCAGTAcatgaaatcaataaaaataccaTGCTATTTCAACACCATGCGTAACGTACTAGGTGGTTAGCATGTGATGCCATACTTTATTATGGTACTACCCTGGTAGCCTACTTTGAGAAACATGTATCATTTTAGTAAGTCTTTTAGAGATACTTGAGGTATTTCTTGTTTAGGGGTGTGTTCTTACTCTGGAGTTGACACTATGTGGTTAAGTTGCATTACGACCTACTCTGTGCATTAGGTGCCTGTTCTCCACTAGGTGGCCCACATTCAATTACTGTAACACATTGTAGAcaaaggaatatttcacccaaTATGAATTATTTCCATTAATTTACAGGTGGATTAATTCTTTAAAGcctaaaaaagaacaacattatAAAGCAacattatattatcattataatatCCCACACAAGAGAGAAAGTCAAACGTATTAGGAATGACATTAGaatgagtaatgacagaatttccccTTTTTTGTGCGactgtttctttaatgaatcagCTTAAATATGATTAAACACAAGGCAAGCTGTTACAGAGAAAATGCTGCATGTGTATGTAAAAGTAAGCAGCTTgaatggttatttaaaaaaaaattttattattacagcAGATAAAACAAAGCAGGTAAACATCTTTTAACACATAAGCTAAAGAGCATCTaatagtagattttttttttttttttttttttttttgcttaaataaacatacataatatatatttcttattttatagatagatattatGATAGATATTAGGATAGATCTGCAGCATCCTCTAGGCCTCCATTGGCTCAGTCCACTATCTCCTTCAGATCTGGGGGAAAGATGATCATTTTATGAGTTTTTTCAATTAGTACATAAACATATTGAGATGTCGTATTAATATGAGGGTTGTACCTCTCAGACGCGCTGGAATCCAGCGCGCATCTGGATCAGAGCAGATCTTATCCTTCTCTGTGTAGAATCTGCATGACCgataaattgaaatgaaaacaatatcATGCATATTAACAACTGTGAAATAACAGTGTGTAGAGAGAGCTTACATTATGGCATCCACACATGGACTCAGAGCATTCTGTTGCTTGTATCCAACCAGTTTAACTGTAGGAGGGATCCTTGCTCTCGACACCTCTTTACAGCAGCTCACTCCAACACGAGTGGGTCGACGATCTGAAAGAGAGACCGAGATTGAAACACCTGTTGTGTGGATACTGTACGTGTGAAAACGAAATGATCGTGATATCGATAAGGACTCcatcaaagaaaacaaaaccacaCTACAGTTAAATGCAATATATTGTAATGGATTCACTATTGTTACAAGGGTTGTACACACAAAAAGGGAAATTctgtaatttactcactctcatgtttttccaaacctgtgtataaatttatatcttcttttgaagacaaaaaaagatattgagGAATTTTGTTAGAAAAACAGTTtcggttcccattgacttctataATATTTCTAGtacatacaatggaagtcaatgggaactgaAACTTTTTAGGtactaaagtattttaaaatatcttcttttgtcttCCACAAAAGAcataaattcatacaggttATTAGGAataacatgaggatgagtaatgaTAACCGAATTTGCATTCTGGGTAGATTATGCCTTTAAACATCAACACTAGTCAACATGTTGGTGTGAATTAAATGAATCTTAAATGCAAAGTCTGActataaaaaagtatacaaaagcATCATAGAAACTTACAGTTGCTTTGCTGTGCAGTAACGCACACAAGAACCATCATCATCAGAGCTAATTTCCAGCAGAGCTGCATGATGTTGGTGTAAAATATTCAGATAAGATGAAGATGCTTGCAGGTTAGCTTAGTTTTGAACGTGCTATCTGGACTCAGGTCtttttatatgatatttttCAAGACAGGATATTCACTTCCTTTACCTCTCTAACCAGTAAGAGTAGCCTGCAGACCCCATGTGACAAACAGTAAACTTCATGATCACAGCACTATGAGATCCTGCAAATTTAGGGCTCTTCCTAAGGTTTCTCATTAACGGCGGACTATGAAAAGACAGTGAGATTGATTTTGATATTGAAGTATCATGTGCTGCATGTTTAGTTACTTACAGTTGCCTTGTGCACCAATGAAACATCCCATGAGGGCGATCAGAACTGCAACGGTGATTAATCTAGAAGTCCAGGCCATAGTTCTTGGTGTCCACATCAAAGGTATTTTGGCGTTGGTCAGTTAGATGGTGTTGATTATGTGGGTGAACTATTATGTGGAGGTCTTTTAAGAGATGTACAGTACAGTAGCCGTCAGATGGAAATGTAATGCGTCACAACCTTACCACCACTCTTTTGAAACCATTGCATCAAGCGATCATCGAAGCATTCACACCtctcaaaaaaaacaaccacaatGCAGTAAGTTTTACCCGTCAGCATAATTTATGAGAAACTAATATCCCCCCTTGAGTAGTAAGAAAATGCAAAACAGGCCACAATACATGAAATGAGTTTAGGGGTTAAAGAAGTTTAGCTGAAAAGTATGTCTTAAGTTGAAGTGCTGAGTTTCTGATTTTGATGCAACTGGATGTTTattaactaacaaaaaaaaaatgtttatacactaccagtcaaaagtttttgaacagtaaagattttttttttttaaatcaccaagcccgcatttatttgattcaaagtacagcaaaaacagtaaattttgaaatatttgtactatttaaaataactgctttttatttgaatatattttaaaatgtaatttattcctgtgatttaaaagttgaatttttaaatcattactccagtcacatgatccttcagaaatcattttaatattctgatttgctgcttagaaaacatttattattattattattcttattattattaatggaaaacaactgagtagatttttttcaggtttctttaatgaataacagaataacagcatttatttgaaataaaatttttttgtaacattatacatgtttttatcatcacttttgatcaatttaaagcatccttgctaaaagtatgaatttctttcccccaaaaaagcatattagaatgatttctaaatgataatgcgacactgaagactggagtaatgatgctgaaaattcagctttgatcacaggaatacatttcattttaaaatatattcaaatagaaagcagatattttatgtagtaaaaatatttcacaatattactacttttgcacccttggtgagcagaagagacttctttaaaaaaacattaaaaatcttactgttcaaaaccttttgactggtggtgtatttACACAATTTTAACTGGGTGTTTCTTTAGCTATgaacactttttgttttgtgtagtttttattattattattattattattattattattattttcttctgAAAAACATTTCAACCACATTCTCATTTCCACATTTCACATTATGTATTGTTTAATATCATTCTGTGGGAGAAGTTATTgtgataaaaattaaatttgaatcaGCTTATGAATTTCATATTTGATGACTGAAAGTCTGATTTATGGAtattatagtaaaaatacattataagaaaaaaaaacagtagaaaaTTGGAAAACGTActgttaatttaatgtttatggACATTTTCTTTAACGctaaaacacaacacactgCAAAGCGTAATTTAGAATGTGGGGGAAACACCTGTGCAAAAATCAATATGGAAAAATTTCTCATATTTATAAGTGTTTGGACCCtattttacagacttttcattgaATTTATACATAAAGGACATTCAAAAAAGGATAATTTATAAATGAGGgcataattacatattttaagacAGGCTGAATATCACCTtcatatgagaaaaaaaaaaagaaatctgttAGTAAAAATCAACCAGTGGGACATAAAAGTCCCATGTGTTGTGTGATGTTGAAGGAACGTTCAgctattgtgtttttaatatctaATATAGCTGAGAAGTCTAATATACATGaatatgtgggaaaaaaaaagacaaaatcaaaatcaagaggaaaaaaagaggaaaaatcaAAAAGGCCTTTCTCAACATCAGTGCTCAAGTTTATACAGTATCAATTTATTCATGCTACAGAGTGTTACATCTGTTAATGGATGAAATGTACGTAATCAACagtacaaattacaataaatattgcATAGCCAGCAACCAAccacaaaaaaagagaataaaCTAGCTTCATGTCTGAGGAAGGACCTCTTGCACACATTCAGAAGCGTCAACCACAAGCAAAACCAGTAAATGCTGATCAGAGTTTATTTGTAGTTTCAGATTGCAGCAGTTCAATTGCATcatcaaatagaaaaaaattccAGTTTTGTTCTCATACAAATCAGTTTAAAATTTACTCAGACTTCTTGACATATGAGTTAATGACATCAGTACATTAATTGAACTATATTTCAAtgtgaaatacaaaatattatatttaaaccaCAATTGTTACAGAACAGTTTcactgtaatttagtttctgAATAGATTAAGAACGGTCATTGTCAAATTGCCCAATATGTATTTgacaacataatttttttttaaatattccatttaaatatgaatacatttacaaaaatgttcaaaatacaacagcacaatctttaaaactttaaatttaatttaagcgcttagaaatgttttctcattatgagtttatttttagacattctTCACTGATCTGTCAGTTGCTTGGGTAGTTTCACCTTCACGGGTTTGGTCACTAATAGTTGATAACTTGTCAGTTGCTTGGGTAGTTTCACCTTCACGAGTTTGGTCACTAATAGTTGATAACTTGTCAGTTGCTTGGGTAGTTTCACCTTCACGAGTTTGGTCACTAATAGTTGATAACCTGTCAGTTGCTTGGGTAGTTTCACCTTCACGAGTTTGGTCACTAATAGTTGATAACTTGTCAGTTGCTTGGGTAGTTTTTCACCTTCACGATTGGTCACTAATAGTTGATAACTTGTCAGTTGCTTGGGTAGTTTCACCTTCACGAGTTTGGTCACTAATAGTTGATAACCTGTCAGTTGCTTGGGTAGTTTCACCTTCACGAGTTTGGTCACTAATAGTTGATAACCTGTCAGTTGCTTGGGTAGTTTCACCTTCACGAGTTTGGTCACTAATAGTTGATAACTTGTCAGTTGCTTGGGTAGTTTCACCTTCACGAGTTTGGTCACTAATAGTTGATAAGCTGTCAGTTGCTTGGGTAGTTTCACTTCACGAGTTTGGTCACTAATAGTTGATGAGCTGTCAGTTGCTTGGGTAGATTGTCCTTCACGAGTTTGGTCACTAATAGTTGATAACCTGTCAGTTGCTTGGGTAGATTGTCCTTCACGAGTTTGGTCACTAATAGTTGATAACCTGTCAGTTGCTTGGGTAGATTGTCCTTCACGAGTTTGGTCACTAATAGTTTGTTGCTTGGGTAGTTTTCACGTCTTCAACTAATTTGTTGATAACCTGTCAGTTGCTTGGGTAGTTTGTCCTTCACGAGTTTGGTCACTAATAGTTGATAACCTGTCAGTTGCTTGGGTAGATTGTCCTTCACGAGTTTGGTCACTAATAGTTGATAACCTGTCAGTTGCTTGGGTAGTTTTACCTTCACGGGTTTGGTCACTAATAGTTGATAACCTGTCAGTTGCTTGGGTAGATTGTCCTTCACGAGTTTGGTCACTAATAGTTGATAACCTGTCAGTTGCTTGGGTAGATTGTCCTTCACGAGTTTGGTCACTAATAGTTGATAACCTGTCAGTTGCCTGGGTAGGTCACTAATTGTCCTTCAGTTGCTTGAGTTTGGTCACTAATAGTTGATAACCTGTCAGTTGCTTGGGTAGTTTCACCTTCACGAGTTTGGTCACTAATAGTTGATAACTTGTCAGTTGCTTGGGTAGTTTCACCTTCACGAGTTTGGTCACTAATAGTTGATTGGGTAGTTTGTTCAGTTTGGTCACTAATAGTTGATAACCTGTCAGTTGCTTGGGTAGTTTCCCTTCACGAGTTTGGTCACTAATAGTTGATAACTGTCAGTTGCTTGGGTAGTTTCACTTTCACGAGTTTGGTCACTAATAGTTGATAACTTGTCAGTTGCTTGGGTAGTTTCACCTTCACGAGTTTGGTCACTAATAGTTGATGAGCTGGCAGTTGCTTGGGTAGATTGTCCTTCACGAGTTTGGTCACTAATAGTTGATAACCTGTCAGTTGCTTGGGTAGATTGTCCTTCACGAGTTTGGTCACTAATAGTTGATAACCTGTCAGTTGCTTGGGTAGATTGTCCTTCACGAGTTTGGTCACTAATAGTTGTTGAGCTGTCAGTTGCTTGGGTAGTTTTACCTTCACGGGTTTGGTCACTAATAGTTGATAACCTGTCAGTTGCTTGGGTAGTTTTACCTTCACGGGTTTGGTCACTAATAGTTGATAACCTGTCAGTTGCTTGGGTAGATTGTCCTTCACGAGTTTGGTCGCTAATAGTCGTTGGGCTGGCAGTTGCTTGGGTAGATTGTCCTTCACGAGTTTGGTCGCTAATAGTCGTTGGGCTGGCAGTTGCTTGGGTAGACTGTCCTTCACGAGTTTGGTCACTAATAGTTGATGTTGGTGGTGGTGTGGAACTCAGGGGTTTATTTCTATGAGCTCTGCTGCAAAaagcaagaaaacaaacaaaaaacgtgAAAACAAGAATACTATTCTAAATGCATCACAATACACTTCATAAGCCTTTTATGTTGTTACTAATTCTGTTATGTTTCACCATACTAGCTGGGTTTAACGTACAAAAACTGCTTAACTTTCTTCTGCACCCATGGTTGTCTCCagtcactgcagaagtaccccCGTTTAGTCTCAAAGCTGTCAAAGAGAATGAAAAGGttgaaaacagaaatgtaaCAAAAGATGTTGTTGATCTCTAATCATGACATGTTTTCTCTATAGAGGAATTGTGATTCTTACATGACGGCCTTCACACATGgaagactttcttctttcatctTGAAACTGATGATGGGATCGGTCACCTCTGCTTTGGAGACTTTAGTACAGCATGAATTCACCTTGATATATTCCGCTAAAATAGAAGAATCAAGTAAACCTCAATATTCTGCATTGTTCCATCAGATAGAATAATAtacaaacattataaaacacttCACCTGTTGTAGTCCAGGTCACAGCTGCCAGAACCACTGCAACAGCCAAACTCCTCATGAGGATCCTTTGTATCTCCATTTTCTGTTGATCTTAAACACTCACTTCTAGT
It contains:
- the LOC127160974 gene encoding uncharacterized protein LOC127160974 isoform X1 codes for the protein MEIQRILMRSLAVAVVLAAVTWTTTAEYIKVNSCCTKVSKAEVTDPIISFKMKEESLPCVKAVIFETKRGYFCSDWRQPWVQKKVKQFFRAHRNKPLSSTPPPTSTISDQTREGQSTQATASPTTISDQTREGQSTQATASPTTISDQTREGQSTQATDSSTTISDQTREGQSTQATDRLSTISDQTREGQSTQATDRLSTISDQTREGQSTQATASSSTISDQTREGETTQATDKLSTISDQTRESETTQATDKLSTISDQTREGETTQATDKLSTISDQTREGETTQATDRSVKNV
- the LOC127160974 gene encoding uncharacterized protein LOC127160974 isoform X2, with the protein product MEIQRILMRSLAVAVVLAAVTWTTTAEYIKVNSCCTKVSKAEVTDPIISFKMKEESLPCVKAVIFETKRGYFCSDWRQPWVQKKVKQFFRAHRNKPLSSTPPPTSTISDQTREGQSTQATASPTTISDQTREGQSTQATASPTTISDQTREGQSTQATDRLSTISDQTREGQSTQATDSSSTISDQTREVKLPKQLTAYQLLVTKLVKVKLPKQLTDQ